AAGGCCGGCATGTAGGGCTGATAAACAAAGGCAAGCGCAAAGACGGCGATTACGGCCAGTGCCGCCGCCAGCTCCCGCATCGCTGCCTTCAATCCCCGCAACCCCAAGACCTCCCCATCGTTCTGCTGTTCCGCTGCAGCTGCAGCATGTCGGCCAAACAAGAATGGATGCGACACGTTATTGCAACTTGTCAATTTGACGCAAGCGAAATGCGGGGTCGGGCGCGCCGATTTCATGCGCTGTCCTGAACATTCGGTGCGTCCGGCCCTGGGAGGCCGGACGCCTGTTTCTGCCTTTCGTGCCAAGGCTCAATGCGCGAGCATCTCGTCGACGATCTGGTCGCTGTCGAGCGATGATGGGTAGTAGGTCGGCCAGTTGGTGAGCTCTTCCAGCAAGGCCGCGCGGTCGTCGCCCCAGTAGAGGTGATAGTGATCGGCATCTGCCGGTGCGATCCGGTGGTCGGAGAACTGGATGAACCGCGGGGCTGCCGCGTCACCGCCGGTTTTCTCGAAGATGAAGCGGACGCCGCGGTTGCCCTTGGCGTAGGTCAGGACTTCATAGCCGTCGCTTTCGTAGCGGCCTTCAACGGCCTCGCCATCCCGATAGAAGGTGACCACGTCGCCTTCGATGGTGATGCGCTCGACATCGGTCTTGTAGCCGGTGTCGTAATAGGCCTTGTATTCTGCGGCGGTCATGCTGCCGGTCTCGGCCTTGTGCGCCATTACCGGATCGAGCGTGCCGTCCTGAAGATAGGGGTAGACCGACTGCCAGTCGCCTTCCCAGTCGGAAAGCGGACGATCCGCGATCTGGCTGTCCTCGAAATAGCCCTTGTAGATCTGTGGATCGCCATGATCGTGCGTATGCGCGTGATCATGGCCTTCGTGGTCATGTTCGCCTTCGTGAACCATGCCGCTGCCGCCGGCGACGGCGATATTGTAGGGCATGCCGCCGACGTCGATCGTACCGACTTCCGTGAGGCCGTCCTTGGCGATGCGGCGGACGAGGCCGGCATTCGGGTCGCTCATGACGATTTCATCGCCGGCCATGGCGATGCGCGGACGCGGGTCGTTCCAGTGGCCGTCCATCGAATAGGGTTCGGTGACCCTGGCGCTTTCCGTGAGGCTGGCGTCCAGGATATCGATCCGGTGCAGGCTGCCATCCTCGGTCAGGACGTAGCCGAAACGGGCATTGGCCGGATCGAGCGCGAAATCGATGCGACGGAAGGGCAGTTCGATGTAACGGAAATGCGGTTCGTCGGCGGGATCGACGACGACAAGGCCGTTGGAGCCGTAATCGCCGAGAAAGACCTGCATGCTTTTCGCGCCGAGCAGGGTGCCCGTGGTCTCGCCTTCCGGCAGATCGTCGGGGTACATCAGCATCTCGAAAACCGGGCCGTCTTCTCCAGCGGTCACGGTCAGCACGCCTTCCTGGCAACCGGCGGCAAGAAAGGCGCCGG
This window of the Martelella lutilitoris genome carries:
- a CDS encoding ZinT family metal-binding protein, producing MVHEGEHDHEGHDHAHTHDHGDPQIYKGYFEDSQIADRPLSDWEGDWQSVYPYLQDGTLDPVMAHKAETGSMTAAEYKAYYDTGYKTDVERITIEGDVVTFYRDGEAVEGRYESDGYEVLTYAKGNRGVRFIFEKTGGDAAAPRFIQFSDHRIAPADADHYHLYWGDDRAALLEELTNWPTYYPSSLDSDQIVDEMLAH